The nucleotide sequence taaaaatgtgatgtaatatatatgtatatatgtaaattaaatatgaaattataatatttaatcatttatatttaagaataaaatatacaataatcaaAAATGTATGTTCtgcattaaattattgtgatattctatgtatattatagactttgataacaatttaaatatcttaggGCTTAATTGTAAATACAGTTATACAgaattgtaattttgtaaatacagTTTAAAGTCCTTTTCTAAAGAGTTAATTACTGAATATAACATagacattataatatttttacaaatatttaatacatacataGAATTACTTTATACTAAGAATACTTAATATCttacgatataaatattttgtttacatCTATTTCAatgagatattattattacagtatatttttcttaattttgcaCAATATAAGAAGTACATAATATATCTGAAAACTTCACGAAAGTTTAcctttgtattaaaattacaataataataaatgctaattgagctttttattattggaataatatactattaaaataaatctgtaaTATTAGCACCAATATAGTTTTGTAGATGAGTTGTGAATTTGAAGCTGATATAATTaacttgaatttattatttaagcttttgaaatattataaatgaaaacaaaactATTGTAAATTAGTagtgtttttaaaattgcacattatataaaatttcatgaatatataataaaactcaagataataaaacaactataataatataaatactataataaaacaaataaacaaataaattggtACATTAATACAAGATATCTAAGATAAAAGTATcctattatatagaaatgaaattatgatttattttaaaggaaatgtaaatattaaaatcagagTAAATTAtggaatgttttaaaatactaaCACAACtccaatttatattagaatataaattttttaaaaaatacatattaatgtatttataattttattatagttaagtgatacatatttatttgtaatatatagaaatagtttattgaaaatattcaaaattttgtttataaataaagtattgaAGTTATTAGGAAGTTATTTAAAACGTTACTTTCTAAGCATtgataaacattatatatctgTACtacaactttattatattaatatatataagaaacatgaaattacataatgtcatattttaaacaaaaaaaaaaaatttttattatttgaaaaaagattatgaaaGGAAGCTCaaaaatttatgtacatattctataaatgatatagtttaaaaaaaactgatatataagatatatgcttttttaaaatcacagttgataatatttcttcttttcgtttgTTTAACATTGAGCTTTttgtcgaataaattaaataagatcaaaaaatgatatttgatttttttttcatttgcaaaACTACAATGTACAACATATAGCAATGTAGGAACATTTACCCACTATATCAGTATTAAAAATTGGTAAATGTAATTCTTCAGCATGATATTCTTCTTAATTGTAACAATAatgtaaaaagtaatttttcttttcttatcaaaGCAAATgtggaaaagtaaaaataatttgtaattacttgaaacttttaattttgtgcaccatatataaaaaaaataactttattaataattttcaattttaaactatCTGCTCTTATAtgtatcttaatatattattatattaagttatccaaaagttctttttattatttgcatgCACAGTTTTCATTTGTTGattaagatttgaaaaatacgtagtttttattataataaaacattcagttttcttttgattttctaatatttattaagtattctctctattttcttttataaaatttattaaataataatattagaaaattatcaaataacaaattgattatattatagactattttttataattacattaaatggaataattagatgtttaaaaaaaattggtcaGATGATAATATTAAGAGCTATCTTGAACATTTTGCAAATGAGTCaaagttattttgaaaaatagaataatacaaGTTACATAGAGATAATACATGGATATCTACTATTAGAAtagttattttgtatataaatttatattacttgtatataaaattttaaaaatgataaaatattgaattattataaatatatttcatttcaatattgtagaaagataaaatcataaaaaaatctaagtcTAGAAAAAATCTatgtggtaaaaaaaaaaaaaaaacaaaaaaaaaacaaaaaaaaacaaaaaacttttgagacaacttaatatataataatttcatttcgtttaaattcaattttatcaaattttatcaatattattgaattattataataaaaagtgaatattaatatattatgaaatgataatttttactaatatcgattacgatttttaatgttaaaaatgtctatataaaaatattgtagagCTAGTGAATGAAAGCAattaaagataagataagcgtctttcttaaatttgacttttcagaatattattttaaagattaagagAGCATATAGTGCAAGTTTGAGCGATACAATGACCATGTAAACGCGATGAATGTGTCGAAGGAGTTGATGGTGGAGGTggcggtggcggtggtggAGGAGGTGGTGGTGGCATATATAACCATCCAGTACTAGTTGGCCAAACGGTACCTGATGCAGAGGAGACCGGAAGTAACGAATTCGTATTATTTCCGGCTGTTACATGCGACGTTGGTCCACCCTCTACTCACATtacctaaaatataaaaataatgtaataaatatttataacatacaaataatattatacaaatatatacaatataatatataaataaatatttattcaaagctattacatttaacaaataaaataaatttatatataaaacaaaacattGTTTcctattatcaatataaatttcagtTTTATGTCCTTGTTTCCATTAATGATTagactattataatatttttaaaatttacgaaatccatgaaatttcttgttatttttaatattagtttaatattagttcatttcattaaaaaaaataataagccaataaaaaaacgatggaaattgttaaaaatgaacTAATGAAATTTATGCGAATATTCTCGagtttttgattatatttgcaatttttattgtaaattatattaatattatttcgatttatgttaaaaacttttattatgttCAATGTTAAGTGTGCCattttttgatcttttaaaattttacatcaaaatttaatgttaatttgaagtaattattacgataaatttgattatattattgttttattttaatctctaatattattaccttataaataaagcaaatgtaaaaaaaaatattatatatatattataatatcatatttttctatttatttaaaattttctattatataatttttctaagaaaatattaatattatatacaaaaattgttaaccggaaaacttaataaataaattttttattagatcaaATGAGACGATAATAGCATCTATCTTcatttaatgcaattttaagttgattataaattaatataattaaataagttttaattatacattaatttttattattcataaaaatataattttatggatgtgtttttgtttgtttgtctTATAGAATCGatcttatttatagaaaaaagcgattttagaaacaaatataatataataaataaaacaaatattagtttataattattaaaataaatattttttgaattaatcatttttcaatattagtattttaaactgcatttattacattatattatgtaaccTACATTGTTATTAACATAATTCTTCATCGTTGattcattttgtttcaaataataatcaagaGATAGATAAGGTTATGTTTGCATTTCGTGATACAAATAACGCGTCTCAGTACGCAAAGATGTCCAAAGTTTATTCAATagataatacattattttaaaatagatcattttttcgaataaaatagatCATTTCATTAGAGTAAGTCAAAATAACAAATCaacaataatatgaaatgataggaaactaaaaatttgttattatattggtGTAATAACAGAGTATGATGTATAATGCAGTTTTAATACATAGCTTTTTTTTTGCAGACAATGACGAACTATATACACTAaagattttttggaaattctatctaattaagaattttaaaaatatattcttagatATTAATgcattagatttttatattatagttttatatatatcatatgtatttaaatatattatattataaaatacctgCAAGATTTGACTGGCTTCGAAAGCTGTTCCAGGGAGTAGGATCACTGGACTGCTAACGTGTCCACTTTCTACGCATATCATATTTGGAAATTCGTCATCTCCAAAATCTGGTATATCACGAGCTTTTTCCTGCCACGGATTCCAAACCACTGTATCgggaaaattgtatttttgtacTCGCATTTTTCTACCAGATACAACATTGGTAATAATGTGTTCTGGTTGTGTATTCTGATAAATTCTATCTGTCCATTCACATACAGTTACTACATCGCGAccttcttgaaaaatttggtTATCTCTTgtctataaagaaaaattttctttagtaaatgtttattaacagaaatttattttttatttaaaatgtatattattatgtataatcagtttgatatgattataataataataccttGTCGATAAATGTGCATCCATGAAGACCAGTAATCTGGCATCTTCTAACATCTGGCACTTTGAAGTATGTatgtaataacaaattaaaactaaaagtgTGATCTTTACTAGGATTGTATACGCCAATATTGAAATGTAATTCCTTCTCCCGAAGAATTAATctatatgttaatttaaatggATAATTCCACATAGAACGAGTGAATTCACTGTCCATAATAGAGAAAATTGCCTCGACATCACCACTTGGTAAACGTTCAGGAGATTTTTCCACATTCCAACGAACGATTCTCGCGAAACCATGAGGCGGTCCAAATGTCCATGCTCCAAATTGTGCTGAATTAAATTGAAGGACATatgtaacatttaattttacactttttttcacatttacaagtgattattttaataaattattccatttcgtTTTGTATATACTTACGAAAAACGAAAGGAATGCCTCCTCTAATAGCTTTCTTTCCATCAAATACAGCTTGCttactgaaatataaaaaaattttcttctaattagatattaataaaagagaaattatttttaaaaaattattaaaattaaatagtatttcaaaattattataaaaattataaattattataaatattatatgaaatataattttgaatttaaatgcattaaaaattttttattatttgttacaatattttaaaataataatatttatcttataatattgaaatacttattattatagattatgattttaatttaataaaggtaaattatatttataatataatttaaaatatggataaattatgtattttatatctaatttataattatagataattattattataaattttattttaaagtgattaaaaattataaatgaagaatataatagtatttgatatttaaaaattttattaaaaaattaaaaaattttaaatttattagataatagattttttcatataatttattaatttattaattttattaatcattaaatttattaatttattaatttcattatttatatttttcatattaaaagtatataaataaaaaattcaatgcaaaaaaaaatatataaaaatttaaaaatcttttaattaagttttattattcataatataatgaaacagagaatgattatttatttttcataaaaaaataaattgtaataatgaatacaattttttcatttaagattttatttttagaaaatctttaaatacaaatgaaattctcgattatatatgaatgaataatcaaaaaaaaaaaaaataataataataatattatatgtgaaaatgaataaaatatgaaaaaatttttttcatttaaaaattaatttctgaaaatatttgaaaattcattgattagttaattatatatatatttacattctcaaaaatgaagatttaagacttattttaaaaatattattttttactttatattttcatatgaaaataatttatagtcaATAGTTTATTCGTATTCAATCGAGAATTAGCTAGAGAATTTTACGCTTAATTGAAAACAGtctcaatgaaaaaattttatttttttctttcaaattattttttcattcattattttattttcatgaaaaattactttctgttcagttatattacaaataaaacgatatcttatatatttttaaagttttgtatgagaaaattgattttaataaattatctatgtaaataatatatctatataaatttgattgatcattttttaagttaaatttgagtgaaattaataatgtatactATGTATTGAATATGTTGAATATGTATACTATGTATTGAAAGTCttgtcaaaatgaaaaaaaa is from Apis mellifera strain DH4 linkage group LG2, Amel_HAv3.1, whole genome shotgun sequence and encodes:
- the LOC727456 gene encoding glucose-6-phosphate 1-epimerase, translating into MAAATSVVVLDRGNNTTCTINLHGATVVSWRVNNQEQLFVSKQAVFDGKKAIRGGIPFVFPQFGAWTFGPPHGFARIVRWNVEKSPERLPSGDVEAIFSIMDSEFTRSMWNYPFKLTYRLILREKELHFNIGVYNPSKDHTFSFNLLLHTYFKVPDVRRCQITGLHGCTFIDKTRDNQIFQEGRDVVTVCEWTDRIYQNTQPEHIITNVVSGRKMRVQKYNFPDTVVWNPWQEKARDIPDFGDDEFPNMICVESGHVSSPVILLPGTAFEASQILQVM